A window from Leifsonia shinshuensis encodes these proteins:
- a CDS encoding YciI family protein has translation MKYMMFVITDSSPDTERDESDVDGWVDELDASGKRVIGEVLQAPAESRVVRVRDGKRYVTDGPFAETKEWICGFDILEVADLDEAIEIASRHPMARNGQLELRPFMEWDEVAGA, from the coding sequence ATGAAGTACATGATGTTCGTGATCACCGACAGCTCGCCCGACACCGAGCGGGACGAGTCGGACGTCGACGGCTGGGTGGACGAGCTGGACGCGAGCGGCAAGCGCGTGATCGGCGAGGTGCTGCAGGCGCCCGCCGAGTCGCGCGTGGTCCGCGTGCGCGACGGCAAGCGGTACGTCACCGACGGCCCGTTCGCCGAGACCAAGGAGTGGATCTGCGGGTTCGACATCCTCGAGGTCGCCGACCTGGACGAGGCGATCGAGATCGCCTCCCGGCACCCGATGGCCCGCAACGGCCAGCTGGAGCTGCGCCCGTTCATGGAGTGGGACGAGGTCGCCGGGGCGTGA
- a CDS encoding siderophore-interacting protein, whose product MTILAPTRTERPRPAYRPYRARVAAISRLSPHFTRVRFECGDFEHFGTECLDQRIKLLFPLADGSFADLGVDDEEAQFAGDWYERWRGLPEHRRNPFRTYTVRAIDTDACCLDIDFVVHGDGGPAARWLLGARPNDELVVIGPDARSPHRGVGIDWRPGSARELLLAGDETAAPAIASILETLPAGRRAQAFIEVPSAQDALSLRLPPHVEATWLPRGSAVTGAALVPAVQCWLAEHPRVVAAAAAGRAQSLDDVDVDRDILWESPLDEADATHAGFYAWIAGESAAVKTLRRMLVRDHGIDRSRVAFMGYWRLGRSEN is encoded by the coding sequence GTGACCATCCTCGCCCCGACCCGCACCGAGCGTCCGCGCCCGGCGTACCGGCCGTACCGTGCCCGGGTCGCAGCGATCAGCCGGCTGAGCCCGCACTTCACGCGGGTCCGCTTCGAGTGCGGCGACTTCGAGCACTTCGGCACCGAATGCCTGGACCAGCGGATCAAGCTCCTCTTCCCGCTGGCGGACGGCAGCTTCGCCGACCTCGGCGTGGACGACGAGGAGGCGCAGTTCGCGGGCGACTGGTACGAGCGCTGGCGCGGACTCCCCGAGCATCGGCGCAATCCGTTCCGCACCTACACGGTCCGTGCCATCGACACGGACGCCTGCTGCCTCGACATCGACTTCGTCGTGCACGGCGACGGCGGACCGGCCGCCCGGTGGCTGCTCGGCGCGCGACCCAACGACGAGCTGGTGGTGATCGGCCCGGATGCGCGCAGCCCGCACCGCGGCGTCGGCATCGACTGGCGTCCGGGGTCCGCCCGCGAGCTCCTGCTCGCCGGGGACGAGACGGCGGCGCCCGCCATCGCGTCCATCCTTGAGACCCTCCCCGCGGGTCGTCGCGCCCAGGCGTTCATCGAGGTGCCGTCGGCGCAGGATGCACTCTCGCTGCGCCTCCCGCCGCACGTCGAGGCGACGTGGCTGCCGCGCGGCTCCGCCGTGACCGGCGCCGCTCTGGTGCCGGCCGTGCAGTGCTGGCTGGCCGAGCATCCCCGGGTCGTCGCTGCGGCCGCCGCCGGCCGGGCGCAGAGCCTGGACGATGTGGATGTCGACCGCGACATCCTCTGGGAGAGCCCGCTCGACGAGGCCGACGCCACGCACGCCGGGTTCTACGCGTGGATCGCGGGCGAATCGGCCGCGGTCAAGACGCTGCGCCGGATGCTCGTGCGCGACCACGGGATCGACCGGTCGCGCGTCGCCTTCATGGGGTACTGGCGGCTGGGCCGCTCGGAGAACTGA
- the paaC gene encoding 1,2-phenylacetyl-CoA epoxidase subunit PaaC, which yields MTDARIEPGHADTDHTEPGHIELSAVTLSEEFVSSDVPPSPEVAEYALWLGDDALVLAQRLGGWITRAPELEEDVALANIALDLLGHARSLLRYAGAASGRTEDDLAYWREEGEFRSAHLFEQPNGDFAHTIVRQFAAAHYLYALYDRLRASTDPVLAGVAAKAVKEVDYHRDHADQWMLRLALGTDESRRRTLRAMEDVWPYVDELFSDASALDADLFDALEGVAVRPSSLRAAFDADVAPILAEAELTPPDAFHAAGGGRRGRHSEHLAPLLAELQVLARQHPGASW from the coding sequence GTGACGGATGCACGTATCGAGCCCGGCCACGCAGACACCGACCACACCGAGCCCGGCCACATCGAGCTCAGCGCCGTGACCCTCTCCGAGGAGTTCGTCAGCTCTGACGTCCCGCCCTCCCCCGAGGTCGCCGAGTACGCCCTCTGGCTGGGCGACGACGCGCTCGTCCTGGCGCAGCGCCTCGGCGGCTGGATCACCCGCGCTCCGGAGCTGGAGGAGGATGTCGCGCTCGCGAACATCGCGCTCGACCTGCTCGGCCACGCCCGCTCGCTGCTCCGCTACGCGGGCGCCGCGTCCGGTCGCACCGAGGACGACCTGGCGTACTGGCGCGAGGAGGGCGAGTTCCGCTCCGCCCACCTGTTCGAGCAGCCGAACGGCGACTTCGCTCACACGATCGTGCGCCAGTTCGCCGCCGCGCACTACCTGTACGCCCTGTACGACCGGCTCCGCGCATCCACCGACCCGGTTCTGGCGGGTGTCGCCGCGAAGGCGGTCAAGGAGGTCGACTACCACCGCGACCACGCCGACCAGTGGATGCTGCGCCTGGCTCTCGGCACGGACGAGTCGCGCCGCCGCACGCTGCGCGCGATGGAGGACGTCTGGCCGTACGTCGACGAGCTGTTCTCCGACGCGTCGGCTCTGGATGCGGACCTGTTCGACGCGCTGGAGGGCGTCGCGGTGCGCCCGTCGTCGCTGCGCGCGGCCTTCGACGCGGACGTCGCTCCCATCCTCGCCGAGGCCGAGCTCACCCCGCCGGACGCGTTCCACGCCGCCGGCGGCGGACGGCGCGGCCGGCATTCGGAGCACCTGGCCCCACTTCTGGCCGAGCTCCAGGTGCTCGCCCGTCAGCACCCGGGGGCATCGTGGTGA
- a CDS encoding M23 family metallopeptidase: MAGGILAVPQAAAADECGAGCVPAPTETAAPTPDPGTGEGTDQGSDPGDGQDATGTPAPTPTPDPSGTPTPSPTPTPDPTETPTPTPTPTPDPTGTPTPAPTPAPAPDPAPAPPPTDDIQLEAPDLPQFDSVDPVELAQTAQLASDLAAAQQQLADATEQSESAQREHDQAQAVADAVQKRADAAAKQAKSAAAFATALIRSSGTHLLTQDPLSAALHGRGDLLTKLGAADRLAKLSADRDAAIRAAASAKKAAQKLTQQAQGAADAVAAVDVDSPQQAVAEAQSQVDAASAALAAAPTVLQAGSDWQMLTSDPALVASGWALPVHGGLTDVFGPRPSRPLGTALFHPGDDIGASCGTTIYAAAAGTVERAGPFSGYGNYILIDHGGGVETAYGHIRDGGIGVTVGEHVAAGQPIAQVGSTGLSTGCHLHFEVHVNGLQIDPQPFMAARGVVLGTR, translated from the coding sequence GTGGCGGGCGGCATCCTGGCGGTCCCGCAGGCGGCGGCCGCCGACGAATGCGGGGCGGGATGCGTCCCCGCGCCGACGGAGACCGCGGCGCCCACGCCGGACCCCGGGACGGGCGAAGGCACGGACCAGGGGAGCGACCCGGGCGACGGTCAGGACGCGACCGGCACGCCCGCGCCCACGCCCACGCCCGACCCGAGCGGCACGCCAACTCCCTCGCCGACGCCGACTCCGGACCCGACAGAGACGCCCACGCCGACTCCCACGCCGACCCCCGACCCCACCGGCACGCCGACGCCCGCCCCGACCCCCGCGCCCGCCCCGGACCCGGCCCCCGCCCCTCCGCCGACCGACGACATCCAGCTCGAAGCCCCCGACCTGCCGCAGTTCGACAGCGTCGACCCGGTGGAGCTCGCGCAGACGGCACAGCTCGCGAGTGACCTCGCCGCCGCCCAACAGCAACTCGCCGACGCGACCGAGCAGTCCGAGAGCGCGCAACGGGAGCACGACCAGGCGCAGGCGGTCGCGGACGCCGTGCAGAAGCGGGCCGACGCGGCGGCCAAGCAGGCGAAGTCGGCGGCCGCGTTCGCCACGGCGCTGATCCGCTCCTCCGGCACGCACCTGCTCACCCAGGACCCGCTCAGCGCCGCGCTGCACGGTCGGGGCGACCTGCTGACCAAGCTCGGCGCCGCAGACCGGCTGGCGAAGCTGTCCGCCGACCGGGATGCGGCCATCCGGGCCGCCGCCAGCGCCAAGAAGGCCGCGCAGAAGCTCACGCAGCAGGCGCAGGGCGCCGCGGACGCCGTCGCCGCGGTCGACGTCGACTCGCCGCAGCAGGCGGTCGCCGAGGCGCAGTCCCAGGTGGATGCGGCATCGGCGGCGCTCGCCGCGGCGCCCACCGTCCTCCAGGCGGGCTCCGACTGGCAGATGCTCACCTCCGACCCGGCCCTCGTCGCGAGCGGCTGGGCGCTGCCGGTGCACGGCGGCCTGACCGACGTGTTCGGGCCCCGGCCGTCGCGTCCCCTCGGCACGGCGCTGTTCCACCCGGGCGACGACATCGGCGCCTCCTGCGGCACCACCATCTACGCCGCGGCGGCCGGCACCGTCGAGCGGGCGGGGCCGTTCAGCGGGTACGGCAACTACATCCTGATCGACCACGGCGGCGGGGTCGAGACGGCGTACGGCCACATCCGCGACGGCGGGATCGGGGTCACCGTGGGCGAGCACGTCGCGGCGGGCCAGCCGATCGCGCAGGTCGGCTCGACCGGTCTCTCCACCGGCTGCCACCTGCACTTCGAGGTGCACGTCAACGGGCTGCAGATCGACCCGCAGCCGTTCATGGCGGCGCGCGGCGTGGTGCTCGGAACCCGCTGA
- the lepB gene encoding signal peptidase I encodes MTDSTATARPRRSARRTSSWKTLLRDVVVIFVVAVLVSFLIKTFVARSFYIPSGSMENTLQINDRIIVNELQPKVFGLQRGDVVVFKDPGGWLPPAPPQTGNAVQQGIGAVLDFVGLGASDSDQHLVKRLIGLPGDHVSCCNALGQMSVNGVPLKEPYVLLPAGVQAVSEKSFDVTVPKDTVWVMGDNRYNSADSRYHMDDPGKGFVPLSDVVGKAFVISWPVSHWSWLDDYPDTFRGVEREDQ; translated from the coding sequence GTGACCGACAGTACTGCCACCGCGCGCCCGCGCCGCTCCGCGCGGCGTACGTCCAGCTGGAAGACCCTGCTGCGGGATGTGGTGGTCATCTTCGTCGTCGCTGTGCTGGTGTCGTTCCTGATCAAGACGTTCGTCGCCCGCTCCTTCTACATCCCCTCAGGATCGATGGAGAACACCCTCCAGATCAACGACCGGATCATCGTCAACGAGCTGCAGCCGAAGGTGTTCGGCCTGCAGCGCGGCGACGTCGTCGTCTTCAAGGATCCGGGCGGCTGGCTCCCTCCCGCGCCCCCGCAGACCGGCAACGCGGTGCAGCAGGGCATCGGTGCCGTCCTCGACTTCGTCGGCCTCGGCGCGTCCGACTCCGACCAGCACCTGGTGAAGCGGCTCATCGGCCTTCCCGGCGACCACGTGAGCTGCTGCAACGCCCTCGGGCAGATGAGCGTCAACGGCGTCCCCCTGAAGGAGCCGTACGTGCTCCTCCCCGCCGGCGTGCAGGCCGTCTCGGAGAAGTCGTTCGACGTCACCGTGCCGAAGGACACCGTCTGGGTCATGGGCGACAACCGCTACAACTCGGCCGACTCGCGGTACCACATGGACGACCCGGGCAAGGGCTTCGTGCCCCTGTCGGATGTCGTGGGCAAGGCGTTCGTGATCAGCTGGCCGGTGAGCCACTGGTCGTGGCTCGACGACTACCCGGACACGTTCCGCGGCGTGGAGCGCGAAGACCAGTAA
- the paaB gene encoding 1,2-phenylacetyl-CoA epoxidase subunit PaaB, which produces MTAEPWPLWEVFVRASRGLSHVHVGSLHAPDEELAVRNARDLYTRRGEGVSIWVVRSDAITASDPDAKDAFFSSPEGKNFRHATYYTAAEGVKHL; this is translated from the coding sequence GTGACCGCCGAGCCGTGGCCCCTCTGGGAGGTCTTCGTCCGCGCCTCGCGCGGTCTCAGCCACGTGCACGTCGGGTCGCTGCACGCGCCGGATGAGGAGCTCGCCGTCCGGAACGCCCGCGACCTGTACACGCGCCGCGGCGAGGGCGTCTCGATCTGGGTGGTCCGCTCCGACGCGATCACCGCGAGCGACCCGGACGCCAAGGATGCCTTCTTCTCCTCCCCCGAGGGCAAGAACTTCCGCCACGCCACCTACTACACCGCCGCCGAAGGGGTGAAGCACCTGTGA
- a CDS encoding maltokinase N-terminal cap-like domain-containing protein translates to MTELTELVGSWMRRQRWYSTKNVEPRLRLLASFDAEPAAGDVRIVTHFFADDAPRTPRVYQVPVVARTERDGDEAALIGEAGGRFLYDGPTEEAYVTALVQLMTGEERAEGRDAHAQGHTLGERIALRSSRRLTGEQSNTSIVGELADGRRALIKVFRVVQDGENPDVSTLAALTAGGSRRTPSLLGWLTGRWPTADGRTASGELALMQDFVPGAEDGWELAVSAAERGEDFTERAYQLGGGTAELHRLMAQVLPTTRATTEDVARALDGMFRRLTVTTTEVPEVEELRAGIAAVYEDAAAAPLPTLQRIHGDLHLGQVLYSLERGWQFIDFEGEPLRPLAERALPDATMRDVAGMLRSFDYVAGSLARRDTPIDAAGWAGDARQSYLDGYASVAGGEVEEFRLLLDAFELDKAVYEIAYEARHRPAWIPIPLSAVQRLLASRVS, encoded by the coding sequence ATGACCGAACTCACCGAGCTGGTCGGATCGTGGATGCGGCGCCAGCGCTGGTACTCGACCAAGAACGTCGAGCCGCGCCTGCGCCTGCTCGCCTCGTTCGACGCCGAACCCGCGGCCGGCGACGTCCGCATCGTCACCCACTTCTTCGCCGACGACGCCCCGCGGACTCCGCGGGTGTACCAGGTGCCCGTGGTCGCCCGCACCGAGCGCGACGGCGACGAGGCGGCGCTGATCGGCGAGGCCGGAGGCCGGTTCCTGTACGACGGACCCACCGAGGAGGCGTACGTCACCGCGCTCGTCCAGCTGATGACGGGCGAGGAGCGGGCGGAGGGTCGCGACGCGCACGCGCAGGGCCACACGCTCGGCGAGCGGATCGCCCTGCGCTCGTCGCGGAGGCTCACCGGCGAGCAGTCCAACACGTCCATCGTCGGCGAGCTCGCGGATGGCCGGCGGGCGCTCATCAAGGTGTTCCGGGTCGTCCAGGACGGCGAGAACCCGGATGTGTCCACGCTCGCCGCGCTCACCGCCGGCGGCTCGCGGCGCACCCCGTCGCTCCTCGGCTGGCTGACCGGCCGGTGGCCCACCGCGGACGGCCGCACGGCATCCGGAGAGCTGGCGCTCATGCAGGACTTCGTGCCGGGCGCCGAGGACGGGTGGGAGCTCGCGGTCAGCGCGGCCGAGCGCGGCGAGGACTTCACCGAGCGGGCGTACCAGCTGGGCGGGGGAACCGCCGAGCTGCACCGCCTGATGGCGCAGGTGCTGCCGACGACGCGGGCGACGACCGAGGATGTGGCACGCGCGCTCGACGGGATGTTCCGGCGGCTGACGGTCACCACGACCGAGGTTCCGGAGGTGGAGGAGCTGCGGGCCGGGATCGCGGCCGTGTACGAGGATGCCGCGGCGGCTCCGCTGCCGACGCTGCAGCGCATCCACGGCGACCTGCACCTCGGGCAGGTGCTGTACTCGCTGGAGCGCGGCTGGCAGTTCATCGACTTCGAGGGCGAACCGCTGCGTCCGCTCGCGGAGCGCGCGCTTCCGGACGCGACCATGCGCGACGTCGCGGGGATGCTGCGGTCGTTCGACTACGTCGCCGGGTCGCTGGCCCGCCGCGACACCCCGATCGACGCCGCCGGCTGGGCGGGCGACGCCCGGCAGTCGTACCTCGACGGCTACGCCTCGGTCGCGGGCGGCGAGGTGGAGGAGTTCCGCCTGCTGCTCGACGCGTTCGAGCTCGACAAGGCGGTCTACGAGATCGCGTACGAGGCGCGGCACCGACCGGCGTGGATCCCGATCCCGCTCTCCGCGGTGCAGCGCCTGCTCGCGAGCCGCGTGTCCTGA
- the paaE gene encoding 1,2-phenylacetyl-CoA epoxidase subunit PaaE: MARARFHSLAVAEVRPLTAASVEVTFAVPEDLHGEYDYLPGQHVALRAHVDGRELRRSYSLCRPPSPGRITVAIKRDLGGAFSTWATSELRPGDTIDVMSPQGTFTVDAAAAAHKHIVGIAAGSGITPLMALAGSVLAGSDTSRFTLVYTNRTAIDVMFLEELADLKDRYPSRLALHHVLSREQRSAPLLSGRIDEDRLRRMLDALLPPDTVDEWFLCGPFELVQLCRDVLESYGVPRERTHFELFTTGEPGEVRGDSGRPVVVHEGERTADIEFTLDGLSSTVTTPIDANESVLNAALRVRPDVPFACTGGVCGTCRARLISGDVRMTENYALEPEELERGYVLTCQSHPLTDRVVVDYDV; this comes from the coding sequence ATGGCGCGGGCCCGTTTCCACTCGCTCGCGGTCGCCGAGGTGCGCCCGCTCACCGCCGCCAGCGTCGAGGTCACGTTCGCCGTGCCCGAGGACCTGCACGGCGAGTACGACTACCTGCCGGGCCAGCATGTCGCCCTGCGCGCGCACGTCGACGGCCGGGAGCTGCGCCGCAGCTACTCGCTGTGCCGCCCGCCGTCGCCCGGCCGGATCACCGTAGCGATCAAGCGCGACCTGGGCGGCGCGTTCTCGACCTGGGCGACGAGCGAGCTGCGTCCCGGCGACACGATCGACGTCATGAGCCCCCAGGGCACGTTCACGGTGGATGCGGCGGCCGCGGCGCACAAACACATCGTCGGCATCGCGGCGGGCTCCGGCATCACGCCGCTGATGGCCCTCGCGGGCAGCGTCCTCGCCGGCTCCGACACATCCCGGTTCACGCTGGTCTACACGAACCGCACGGCGATCGACGTCATGTTCCTGGAGGAGCTCGCCGACCTGAAGGACCGCTACCCGTCCCGCCTGGCGCTCCACCACGTGCTGTCGCGCGAGCAGCGGTCGGCGCCGCTGCTGTCGGGCCGGATCGACGAGGACCGGCTGCGCAGGATGCTCGACGCGCTGCTCCCTCCCGACACGGTCGACGAGTGGTTCCTCTGCGGGCCGTTCGAGCTGGTGCAGCTGTGCCGGGACGTGCTGGAGAGCTACGGGGTGCCGCGGGAGCGCACCCACTTCGAGCTGTTCACGACGGGTGAGCCGGGCGAGGTCCGCGGCGACAGCGGGCGTCCGGTGGTCGTGCACGAGGGCGAGAGGACCGCCGACATCGAGTTCACGCTCGACGGCTTGAGCTCGACGGTCACCACGCCGATCGACGCCAACGAGTCCGTGCTGAACGCCGCGCTGCGCGTGCGCCCGGACGTGCCGTTCGCCTGCACCGGCGGCGTCTGCGGCACCTGCCGGGCGCGGCTGATCTCGGGCGATGTGCGGATGACGGAGAACTACGCCCTGGAGCCGGAGGAGCTCGAGCGCGGCTACGTGCTCACCTGCCAGTCGCATCCCCTCACCGACCGCGTCGTCGTCGACTACGACGTCTGA
- a CDS encoding enoyl-CoA hydratase-related protein: MIELDIADGVARVTLNAPERLNALGPDDLRALDAAYAEAEAAGVRALVLRGEGRAFCAGRDIAGVDPATDDVSGYLDGLVTPLLRRIAAFPAPTFAAAHGACLGVGLGLLVATDIVYVAEDAKVGSPFAALGAALDSGGHWLLVSRLGPHRAMDLIVSGRLISGAEAVAGGLFSRALPAAELAEAVDAAAAAAAGGATEAFLASKRIVAGLRDGSLDFWGSIAAENAAQAQLRDTADYREGFRAFQEKRIPRFTGR; encoded by the coding sequence GTGATCGAACTCGACATCGCCGACGGCGTCGCCCGGGTGACCCTGAACGCCCCGGAGCGGCTGAACGCGCTCGGCCCCGACGACCTGCGCGCGCTCGACGCCGCCTACGCCGAGGCGGAGGCCGCCGGCGTGCGCGCCCTTGTGCTGCGCGGCGAAGGGCGCGCCTTCTGCGCCGGACGCGACATCGCGGGCGTCGACCCGGCGACGGACGACGTCAGCGGCTACCTCGACGGACTGGTGACCCCGCTGCTGCGGCGCATCGCCGCCTTCCCGGCGCCCACATTCGCCGCAGCTCACGGCGCCTGCCTCGGCGTCGGCCTCGGGCTGCTGGTCGCGACCGACATCGTCTACGTCGCCGAGGACGCGAAGGTGGGCTCGCCGTTCGCCGCGCTCGGCGCCGCCCTCGACTCCGGCGGCCACTGGCTGCTCGTGTCGCGCCTGGGCCCGCACCGCGCCATGGACCTGATCGTGAGCGGCCGCTTGATCTCGGGCGCTGAGGCCGTCGCGGGCGGGCTGTTCTCGCGCGCGCTCCCGGCCGCCGAGCTAGCGGAGGCGGTGGATGCCGCGGCCGCGGCAGCCGCGGGCGGCGCGACCGAGGCGTTCCTGGCGAGCAAACGCATCGTCGCCGGGCTGCGCGACGGATCGCTCGACTTCTGGGGTTCGATCGCCGCCGAGAACGCCGCGCAGGCGCAGCTGCGCGACACCGCGGACTACCGCGAGGGCTTCCGCGCCTTCCAGGAGAAGCGCATCCCCCGCTTCACCGGCCGCTGA
- the paaA gene encoding 1,2-phenylacetyl-CoA epoxidase subunit PaaA — translation METTTTERADAERGAAQAAFDQLIASDSRVEPRDWMPDDYRRTLIRQMSQHAHSEIIGMQPEANWITRAPSLKRKAILMAKVQDEAGHGLYLYSATETLGVTRDELTEQLISGRAKYSSIFNYPTLSWADIGAIGWLVDGAAICNQVPLCRCSYAPYGRAMVRICKEESFHQRQGFEILLSLMRGTPEQQRMAQDAVDRWYWPSLMMFGPPDGDSPNSARSMAWKIKRFSNDELRQRFVAMLVPQAEALGVTLPDPDLRWNEERQAYDLGPIDWTELQEVIAGRGVCNAQRLQRRREAHEDGRWVREAAAAYAQKQQAQQQRATHESAEAVA, via the coding sequence ATGGAGACCACCACCACAGAACGAGCCGACGCCGAGCGGGGCGCCGCGCAGGCCGCCTTCGACCAGCTCATCGCCTCCGACTCCCGCGTGGAGCCGCGTGACTGGATGCCCGACGACTACCGCCGCACGCTCATCCGCCAGATGTCGCAGCACGCCCACTCCGAGATCATCGGGATGCAGCCGGAGGCGAACTGGATCACGCGCGCTCCGAGCCTGAAGCGCAAAGCCATCCTCATGGCCAAGGTGCAGGACGAGGCGGGCCACGGCCTCTACCTCTACTCCGCGACCGAGACGCTCGGCGTCACACGCGACGAGCTCACCGAGCAGCTGATCTCGGGTCGCGCCAAGTACTCGTCGATCTTCAACTACCCCACGCTCAGCTGGGCCGACATCGGGGCGATCGGCTGGCTGGTCGACGGCGCCGCCATCTGCAACCAGGTGCCGCTGTGCCGCTGCTCGTACGCGCCGTACGGCCGCGCGATGGTGCGCATCTGCAAGGAGGAGTCGTTCCACCAGCGGCAGGGCTTCGAGATCCTGCTGTCGCTCATGCGCGGCACCCCGGAGCAGCAGCGCATGGCTCAGGATGCGGTGGACCGCTGGTACTGGCCGTCGCTGATGATGTTCGGGCCGCCGGACGGCGACTCCCCCAACTCGGCCCGCTCGATGGCCTGGAAGATCAAGCGCTTCTCGAACGACGAGCTGCGGCAGCGGTTCGTGGCGATGCTCGTTCCGCAGGCGGAGGCGCTGGGCGTCACCCTCCCCGACCCCGACCTCCGCTGGAACGAGGAGCGCCAGGCCTACGACCTCGGACCGATCGACTGGACCGAGCTGCAAGAGGTCATCGCCGGCCGCGGCGTCTGCAACGCGCAGCGGCTGCAGCGCCGCCGCGAGGCGCACGAGGACGGCCGCTGGGTGCGGGAGGCCGCCGCGGCGTACGCCCAAAAGCAGCAAGCACAGCAGCAGCGCGCGACGCACGAGAGCGCGGAGGCCGTCGCGTGA
- the paaD gene encoding 1,2-phenylacetyl-CoA epoxidase subunit PaaD — MVTHHADAARAWSAAASVVDPEVPVLSIDDLGVLREVTVTDDGVEVVITPTYSGCPAMDAIREDVVRALSSAGFGDVRVRLELSPAWTTDWISAAGRAALKDYGIAPPSATGPVRVRMSVKCPHCGSLDTREVAHFGSTSCKALYVCNACSEPFDHFKAL, encoded by the coding sequence GTGGTGACGCATCACGCGGACGCCGCGCGGGCGTGGTCGGCGGCGGCCTCCGTGGTCGACCCGGAGGTCCCCGTGCTGAGCATCGACGACCTGGGGGTGCTGCGCGAGGTGACCGTCACCGACGACGGGGTCGAGGTGGTCATCACGCCCACCTACTCCGGCTGCCCGGCGATGGATGCGATCCGCGAGGATGTGGTGCGCGCCCTGTCGTCCGCCGGCTTCGGCGACGTCCGGGTGCGGCTCGAGCTCTCGCCGGCGTGGACCACCGACTGGATCAGCGCGGCCGGCCGCGCCGCGTTGAAGGACTACGGCATCGCCCCGCCCTCGGCGACGGGCCCGGTCCGCGTCCGCATGTCGGTCAAGTGCCCGCACTGCGGTTCGCTCGACACCCGCGAGGTGGCGCACTTCGGCTCGACCTCCTGCAAGGCGCTCTACGTCTGCAACGCCTGCAGCGAGCCGTTCGACCACTTCAAGGCGCTGTGA